In Ochrobactrum vermis, the following proteins share a genomic window:
- a CDS encoding GNAT family N-acetyltransferase: MNDEDPQNEQSFVLRVVENISEFTADEWNGLVGASRQDINYNPFITRNFLSALEKSGSVSQKAGWLPRHLRLEDDRGRLIGAVPNYLKGHSQGEYVFDHGWADAFERAGGRYYPKFQAAVPFTPATGPRLLNHVAYESEAVRLALAGGLRELADQTGVSSAHVTFALPDEISSLEQAGFLHRTDQQFHFKNNSFKSYDDFLNELVSRKRKALKKERREALSDGIEIDWLTGNDLTEAVWDDFFRFYMDTGSRKWGRPYLNRQFFSLIGESMAEDILLVMAKRNGHYIAGAINFIGGDTLFGRHWGCIEDHPYLHFEVCYHQAIDFAIDRKLSVVEAGAQGEHKIARGYVPVTTHSAHYIVHEGFRNAVRDYLDHERREVQQIQSTLEEHSPFRDD, translated from the coding sequence GTGAACGACGAAGATCCGCAGAATGAACAAAGCTTCGTTCTTCGTGTCGTTGAGAATATCAGCGAATTCACGGCAGACGAATGGAACGGTCTTGTCGGGGCATCCCGGCAGGACATAAATTACAATCCCTTCATTACCCGTAACTTCCTGTCGGCTTTGGAAAAATCAGGCTCTGTTTCGCAGAAGGCAGGCTGGCTTCCACGTCACTTACGTCTTGAAGACGACCGAGGCCGTCTCATCGGAGCTGTGCCGAACTATCTCAAGGGGCATAGTCAGGGAGAATATGTCTTTGACCATGGATGGGCTGATGCTTTCGAGCGCGCCGGAGGTCGATATTATCCAAAATTTCAGGCAGCAGTGCCTTTCACACCAGCCACCGGGCCACGTTTGCTCAACCATGTCGCCTATGAAAGCGAGGCTGTTCGCCTGGCCTTGGCTGGCGGGCTGCGTGAACTAGCAGATCAAACCGGGGTCTCATCAGCGCATGTAACGTTTGCGCTACCCGATGAAATTTCCTCACTGGAGCAAGCGGGCTTTCTCCATCGCACAGATCAGCAGTTTCACTTTAAAAACAATAGCTTTAAAAGCTATGATGATTTCCTGAATGAGCTTGTATCGCGAAAGCGTAAGGCGCTGAAGAAAGAACGGCGTGAAGCCTTGTCGGATGGCATTGAAATCGACTGGCTGACCGGCAATGACCTCACAGAAGCAGTCTGGGATGATTTTTTTAGATTCTATATGGACACAGGCAGTCGCAAATGGGGACGGCCTTATCTGAACAGGCAGTTCTTTTCGCTAATCGGCGAAAGCATGGCGGAAGACATCCTGCTCGTCATGGCCAAACGCAACGGACATTACATTGCCGGTGCGATCAATTTCATTGGAGGCGACACCCTCTTTGGCCGTCACTGGGGCTGCATTGAAGATCATCCCTATCTACATTTCGAGGTTTGTTATCATCAGGCGATCGACTTTGCCATCGATCGAAAGCTTAGTGTTGTAGAAGCTGGCGCACAGGGCGAGCATAAAATTGCGCGCGGTTACGTACCGGTCACGACCCATTCAGCACATTACATTGTTCATGAAGGCTTTCGAAACGCCGTGCGCGACTATCTCGATCATGAACGCCGTGAGGTCCAACAAATTCAGAGCACCCTGGAAGAACATTCGCCCTTCAGGGATGATTGA
- a CDS encoding AzlC family ABC transporter permease: MSSFIGFAGLAIESGITAVQAVFMTLTIWALPAKVVLIGAISAGAALPATALAVGLSSVRLMPMVVALLPELQGPKTRKLTLAALCHFVAVTAWVMAMEELRKIPRDMRTSYFAGIGMVLVGTNAIVVAVVYSLSTSFPPIVFAALFLLTPMYFLTSLWRSARERAGQVAMISGIVLFPIFHHLAPGYDLLITGVLGGLIAFGFHRMHRVSVGAVE; the protein is encoded by the coding sequence ATGAGTTCGTTTATCGGTTTTGCAGGATTGGCGATCGAAAGCGGTATTACCGCTGTTCAGGCAGTCTTCATGACGCTGACCATCTGGGCGCTTCCAGCGAAAGTGGTGTTGATCGGCGCGATCAGCGCAGGTGCGGCTTTGCCCGCCACAGCGCTCGCAGTTGGCCTGTCTTCAGTGCGCCTGATGCCAATGGTGGTAGCCTTGCTTCCCGAGTTGCAGGGGCCGAAAACGCGGAAACTGACGCTTGCAGCTCTGTGTCATTTCGTTGCTGTCACTGCCTGGGTCATGGCCATGGAAGAGTTACGCAAGATCCCGCGTGATATGCGCACCAGCTATTTTGCGGGAATCGGTATGGTTCTGGTGGGAACCAATGCGATTGTTGTCGCCGTCGTCTATTCGTTATCGACGTCTTTTCCGCCAATTGTTTTCGCCGCGCTGTTTTTGCTGACGCCGATGTACTTTCTGACCTCGCTCTGGCGTTCAGCCAGAGAGCGGGCAGGGCAGGTTGCGATGATTTCCGGGATAGTTCTGTTTCCCATATTTCATCATCTGGCTCCGGGATATGACCTGCTGATTACGGGAGTTCTCGGCGGGCTGATAGCTTTCGGTTTTCACCGGATGCATCGCGTATCGGTGGGAGCAGTTGAATGA
- the eipB gene encoding cell envelope integrity protein EipB has protein sequence MRFFKSAVAASGTAACVWAGFAGVAHAASTVTLVPHRAVYDLTLDRADEKSGISGLTGRMVYEFNGSACEGYTTNFRFVTRIDMEEQPQRVTDQQTTTFEGADGKNFRFVNKTFVDKELVKEVRGDAKLEGGKTVVELSKPKENKLDLKGTQFPTGHMEELIGKAEAGQKFYQTSLFDASEDADRVVATTVVVGKEQALPDDETKVMGKFSKDQVWPVTIAYFDDKEKQDGLPIYRINFKLYRNGITRDLTMDYGDFSMRGKLVKLDVYDAAKQAASCK, from the coding sequence ATGCGTTTTTTCAAGAGTGCGGTTGCGGCGAGTGGAACGGCTGCTTGTGTATGGGCCGGGTTTGCTGGCGTCGCCCATGCGGCCTCGACGGTAACGTTGGTTCCACATCGCGCAGTCTATGATCTGACCCTGGATCGTGCCGATGAAAAGTCGGGCATCAGCGGTTTGACCGGTCGTATGGTTTACGAGTTCAACGGATCTGCGTGTGAAGGCTACACGACCAATTTTCGCTTCGTCACGCGGATCGATATGGAAGAACAGCCTCAGCGGGTGACGGATCAGCAGACGACGACTTTTGAAGGCGCGGACGGAAAAAACTTCCGCTTTGTCAACAAGACCTTCGTGGACAAGGAGCTGGTCAAGGAAGTACGCGGTGACGCCAAGCTCGAGGGCGGGAAGACAGTCGTTGAGTTGAGCAAGCCGAAGGAAAACAAGCTGGATCTTAAGGGAACGCAGTTTCCGACGGGGCATATGGAAGAGCTGATCGGAAAAGCGGAAGCCGGACAGAAATTCTATCAGACGTCGCTTTTCGATGCCTCTGAAGATGCTGACCGGGTGGTTGCTACCACTGTGGTTGTCGGTAAGGAGCAGGCCCTGCCGGATGATGAGACCAAGGTGATGGGCAAATTTTCCAAGGATCAGGTCTGGCCGGTGACGATTGCCTATTTCGACGATAAGGAAAAGCAGGACGGCCTGCCGATCTACCGCATCAATTTCAAGCTCTATCGCAATGGCATTACCCGCGACCTCACAATGGACTACGGAGATTTTTCCATGCGCGGAAAACTCGTGAAGCTTGATGTCTACGACGCGGCAAAGCAGGCCGCATCCTGCAAATAG
- a CDS encoding D-alanyl-D-alanine carboxypeptidase family protein, with the protein MRTAFSKVAYALKRAAQATLLLAVVTGCSTASTTIPAIAASDRYAAIVIDANTGKTLFASNADAQRYPASLTKMMTLYMLFEAIQAGRMNKDTRIPVSSYAAARPPTKIGFRPGQSIRAEDAALAMITKSANDVATAVGEYLGGSEERFAQMMTSKARRLGMRSTTFRNASGLPNMAQHTTARDMAILSIALRQHFPNEFSYFSRRSFVFRGQTINGHNRLLGRVEGVDGIKTGYTNASGYNLASSVSLDGRRLVAVVMGGNTGASRDAHMAQLIRKYLPMATRSRNAAPLVAMRNDAPQVVASIDLPKAKNAPVPVTRQVAAVEDVINNESGEGDSDQPQVLALAAPTARPAALAAQAAIRPTPKAAVPSAQAQDVDPVTTASAPVAGGWAIQIGSLPSEGQARDMLAKASATAGGTLRAASPYTETFNKGSATFYRARFVGFSSKQAAWDACTSLKKKNFGCYAVAN; encoded by the coding sequence GTGCGTACCGCATTTAGTAAAGTCGCATATGCCTTGAAAAGAGCGGCGCAAGCCACCCTTCTCCTTGCAGTTGTAACGGGGTGTTCTACAGCTTCGACAACAATACCGGCAATAGCGGCAAGCGACAGATATGCAGCTATCGTAATCGATGCAAATACCGGCAAAACGCTTTTTGCGTCGAATGCGGATGCCCAGCGCTATCCTGCCTCTCTTACGAAAATGATGACCCTGTATATGCTGTTTGAGGCAATACAGGCCGGCCGCATGAACAAGGACACACGTATCCCGGTGTCCTCTTATGCTGCCGCACGCCCGCCTACAAAAATTGGATTCCGTCCGGGACAAAGCATTCGCGCTGAAGATGCCGCGCTTGCCATGATCACGAAATCAGCGAACGACGTGGCAACTGCTGTTGGTGAATATCTCGGCGGCTCCGAAGAACGATTCGCCCAGATGATGACCTCCAAAGCACGTCGCCTGGGCATGCGCAGCACGACATTCCGTAACGCATCCGGCTTGCCGAACATGGCACAGCACACGACTGCACGCGACATGGCAATCCTCAGTATTGCGCTTCGCCAGCATTTTCCGAATGAATTCTCCTATTTCTCGCGTCGTAGTTTCGTTTTCCGCGGACAAACTATCAACGGTCACAATCGTTTGCTCGGTCGCGTTGAAGGCGTGGATGGCATCAAGACCGGCTACACCAACGCGTCTGGCTACAATCTGGCCTCCTCAGTCAGCCTGGATGGTCGTAGGCTCGTAGCTGTCGTTATGGGTGGCAATACCGGTGCAAGCCGCGATGCCCATATGGCTCAGCTCATCCGCAAATATCTCCCGATGGCAACACGCAGCCGTAACGCGGCACCGCTGGTCGCAATGCGTAACGACGCACCGCAGGTTGTTGCTTCGATAGATCTTCCCAAGGCCAAGAATGCACCGGTTCCAGTAACGCGTCAGGTTGCCGCTGTGGAAGATGTCATCAACAACGAAAGCGGTGAAGGCGACAGCGACCAACCACAGGTTCTGGCGCTTGCAGCGCCGACCGCGCGTCCGGCTGCTCTTGCCGCACAGGCCGCCATCCGCCCGACACCGAAAGCCGCAGTCCCGTCTGCGCAAGCGCAGGATGTCGACCCGGTCACCACCGCTTCCGCACCTGTTGCGGGCGGCTGGGCGATCCAGATCGGCTCTTTGCCGAGTGAGGGCCAGGCGCGGGATATGCTGGCCAAGGCTTCAGCAACGGCAGGCGGCACCTTGCGCGCAGCCTCACCCTATACCGAGACGTTCAACAAGGGCAGCGCAACTTTCTACCGCGCACGCTTTGTCGGCTTCTCCTCCAAGCAGGCTGCTTGGGATGCATGCACATCGCTGAAGAAGAAAAACTTCGGCTGCTATGCAGTCGCGAACTAA
- a CDS encoding RidA family protein, with product MTDTIDSRLKNLGISIPEAAAPAANYVPFAQSGSLLLTSGQLPLDGGKLVHTGQIGDELTVAHGQAAARACAINILAQAKAALGDLERIKRIVKITVFVASTPDFVEQHLVANGASDLLVAILGDAGKHARSAVGVASLPLNAPVEIEAIIEVA from the coding sequence ATGACCGATACGATCGACAGCCGCCTTAAAAATCTGGGTATATCCATCCCGGAAGCCGCGGCACCTGCCGCCAATTATGTCCCTTTTGCGCAAAGCGGTTCTCTGCTCCTGACATCTGGCCAGCTTCCACTGGACGGCGGCAAGCTTGTGCATACCGGTCAGATCGGCGATGAGTTGACAGTCGCGCATGGACAAGCTGCGGCGCGTGCCTGCGCCATTAACATTCTTGCCCAAGCAAAAGCAGCACTCGGCGACCTCGAACGTATCAAGCGGATTGTGAAGATTACCGTCTTCGTGGCCTCCACGCCTGATTTCGTCGAGCAGCATCTTGTTGCCAATGGCGCATCCGATCTCCTGGTGGCGATTCTCGGTGATGCAGGCAAGCATGCACGCTCGGCAGTTGGCGTTGCCAGCCTGCCGCTCAATGCACCGGTAGAAATTGAAGCGATCATCGAGGTTGCCTGA
- a CDS encoding HIT family protein, with protein MSGTYDDNNIFAKILRGEIPSTRVYETDDIVAFMDVMPQGTGHTLVVPKAPSRNLLDAKPETLANAVQVVQKIAQAVQKAFNADGVTVMQFNEPASGQTVYHLHFHVIPRFEGVALKPHTGQMEDTAVLSANAEKIRAAL; from the coding sequence ATGTCCGGCACCTATGACGACAACAATATCTTCGCCAAAATTCTGCGCGGGGAAATCCCGTCCACCCGTGTATACGAAACGGACGATATCGTTGCTTTCATGGATGTGATGCCGCAAGGCACGGGCCATACGCTGGTCGTGCCGAAGGCACCGTCACGCAATCTCCTCGATGCCAAACCGGAAACCCTCGCGAACGCTGTGCAAGTAGTGCAGAAAATCGCGCAAGCCGTGCAGAAGGCGTTCAATGCCGATGGCGTAACCGTCATGCAGTTCAACGAACCGGCATCCGGCCAGACCGTTTATCATCTGCATTTCCATGTGATCCCACGCTTTGAAGGCGTAGCGCTCAAGCCTCATACCGGACAGATGGAAGACACCGCAGTTCTTTCAGCAAACGCTGAAAAGATCCGTGCAGCACTCTGA
- a CDS encoding glycerophosphodiester phosphodiesterase, translating into MTSIDWIKKRPIAHRGLHDLNRERWENTLSAFEAAAKAGFAIECDVHLTCDGGVVVFHDDELKRLAGREGRISDLTLAEATALKIGGTADHVPTLRQMLELVDGRVPLVIELKGIEGKDDGLVAATARELASYKGEAAIMSFDHHLIRRFAADAPGIPGGLTAEGTRTEDFERHFSMLAHGISFVSYNVHHLPNPFVTFVREKLQMPVISWTIRDREMQSHSDLNVDQITFEGFDPRALVA; encoded by the coding sequence ATGACTTCCATCGACTGGATCAAGAAGCGTCCCATTGCCCATCGCGGATTGCATGATCTCAATAGGGAACGCTGGGAAAACACCCTTTCAGCGTTCGAAGCCGCAGCCAAAGCGGGTTTTGCCATCGAATGCGATGTTCATCTCACCTGTGACGGCGGCGTTGTTGTCTTTCATGATGATGAACTGAAGCGCCTCGCCGGTCGCGAGGGTCGCATCAGCGATTTGACACTGGCGGAAGCGACCGCGCTGAAGATCGGCGGTACCGCCGATCACGTGCCGACGCTTCGTCAAATGCTTGAACTGGTTGATGGTCGCGTGCCTCTCGTCATCGAACTGAAGGGCATCGAAGGCAAAGATGACGGTCTGGTCGCCGCGACCGCCAGAGAACTGGCTTCCTATAAGGGTGAAGCCGCGATCATGTCTTTCGATCACCATCTGATCCGCCGTTTCGCGGCAGATGCACCGGGAATTCCTGGCGGTCTAACCGCCGAAGGTACGCGCACGGAAGACTTTGAACGACATTTCTCCATGCTGGCGCATGGCATTTCCTTCGTATCCTATAACGTGCATCACCTGCCGAATCCATTCGTTACTTTCGTTCGGGAGAAGTTGCAAATGCCGGTGATCAGCTGGACCATCCGGGATCGAGAAATGCAAAGCCATAGCGACCTCAATGTCGACCAGATCACGTTCGAAGGCTTCGATCCGCGCGCCCTCGTGGCTTGA
- a CDS encoding DUF1489 family protein codes for MALNLVKLCVGCDSIEDLAAWIDFRLAEQRAAGLVPEQFHTTRMVPKRIDELLEGGSLYWVIKGNVQCRQRLLDVRPFTDNEGINRCHLVLEAKVIPTEWQPRRAFQGWRYLKENEVPRDEAAGKAGRAALPAELRQELAALGLL; via the coding sequence ATGGCTCTCAATCTCGTCAAACTTTGCGTCGGCTGTGACAGTATCGAAGATCTGGCAGCATGGATCGACTTCCGTCTTGCGGAACAGCGTGCGGCAGGCCTTGTGCCGGAGCAGTTTCACACCACGAGAATGGTGCCAAAACGAATCGATGAATTGCTGGAAGGCGGTTCGCTCTACTGGGTTATCAAAGGCAACGTCCAATGCCGTCAGCGTCTATTGGATGTCCGTCCGTTTACGGATAACGAAGGCATCAATCGTTGCCACCTTGTTCTCGAAGCCAAGGTTATTCCGACCGAGTGGCAGCCGCGTCGGGCCTTTCAGGGGTGGCGCTATTTGAAAGAGAATGAAGTGCCGCGTGACGAGGCAGCCGGAAAAGCGGGCAGGGCTGCCTTGCCGGCGGAATTGCGTCAGGAACTGGCTGCGCTGGGTTTACTTTGA
- the clpS gene encoding ATP-dependent Clp protease adapter ClpS encodes MQSKTDGGNGPENGTVVVTRTQPKTKKPSLYRVLLLNDDYTPMEFVVHVLQRFFQKNQDDATRIMLHVHNHGVGECGVFTYEVAETKVSQVMDFARQNQHPLQCVMEKK; translated from the coding sequence ATGCAAAGCAAGACTGACGGCGGAAATGGTCCGGAAAACGGCACCGTTGTGGTCACGCGTACACAGCCGAAGACCAAGAAGCCCAGCCTTTATCGTGTCCTGCTCCTCAACGACGACTACACACCCATGGAGTTCGTCGTTCATGTCCTGCAACGGTTCTTTCAGAAGAACCAGGATGATGCCACGCGCATCATGTTGCATGTTCACAATCACGGGGTCGGCGAGTGCGGCGTATTTACATACGAAGTCGCCGAAACCAAAGTCAGCCAGGTCATGGATTTCGCCCGCCAAAACCAGCATCCGCTGCAATGCGTGATGGAGAAAAAGTGA
- a CDS encoding AzlD domain-containing protein has protein sequence MNWDSFSNWWWPFLFILLAGALPTYLFRVMGVLVGGRIREDSEFLVLVRCVATALVAGVIAQLILYPNGELANSPVWLRAGSAAAGFAAFLVTGKRLLVGVLVAEILLVIGLLTL, from the coding sequence ATGAACTGGGATAGTTTTTCGAACTGGTGGTGGCCGTTTCTGTTTATTCTGCTGGCCGGAGCGCTTCCAACCTATCTGTTCCGTGTGATGGGGGTGCTGGTTGGCGGGCGTATACGCGAGGATTCAGAATTTCTCGTTCTCGTGCGCTGCGTCGCAACGGCTCTCGTTGCGGGTGTTATCGCGCAGCTTATTCTCTATCCAAATGGCGAACTGGCCAATTCGCCGGTCTGGCTGCGCGCGGGGTCTGCTGCAGCAGGATTTGCCGCTTTTCTCGTTACGGGCAAGCGATTGCTCGTTGGCGTGCTGGTTGCGGAAATCCTGCTGGTAATCGGTCTGCTTACACTTTGA
- the clpA gene encoding ATP-dependent Clp protease ATP-binding subunit ClpA, whose product MPSFSPSLERALHQALTIANERHHEYATLEHLLLALIDDQDAGAVMRACSVDLEHLKRIVTDYVDRELDNLVTGYDEDSKPTAAFQRVIQRAVIHVQSSNREEVTGANVLVAIFAERESHAAYFLQEQQMTRYDAVNYISHGISKRPQSSETRPPRGAESASEERTSTEQEESAKKKQDALSAYCVNLNEKAKAGRIDPLIGRDSEISRTIQVLCRRSKNNPLYVGDPGVGKTAIAEGLAKRIVEGQVPEALADATIFSLDMGTLLAGTRYRGDFEERLKQVVKELEEYPGAVLFIDEIHTVIGAGATSGGAMDASNLLKPALSSGAIRCIGSTTYKEYRQFFEKDRALVRRFQKIDVNEPSIPDAIEIMKGLKPYFEDFHKVKYTVDAIKTAVELSARYISDRKLPDKAIDVIDETGASQMLLPENKRKKTIGVKEIEATIATMARIPPKSVSKDDEQVLSHLDAELKRVVYGQDLAIEALSASIKLARAGLREPDKPIGSYLFSGPTGVGKTEVAKQLASSLGVELLRFDMSEYMERHTVSRLIGAPPGYVGFDQGGLLTDGVDQHPHCVLLLDEIEKAHPDLFNILLQVMDHGSLTDHNGKKIDFRNVILIMTTNAGASDMARAAIGFGSTRREGDDMEAINRLFTPEFRNRLDAIIPFGPLPVPVIHQVVQKFVLQLEAQLAERGVTFELTEGAIAWLADKGYDERMGARPLARVIQEHIKKPLADEVLFGKLKHGGTVRVDVVTKPDGKTDLSLESVADKPVSPKKDIPAEKKLPQRKKATPKKAEKEKVLAGKVEPTSKASSKASPAKSSVPKVPRKK is encoded by the coding sequence ATGCCATCGTTCTCCCCAAGCCTTGAAAGGGCCCTGCATCAAGCCCTCACAATAGCAAACGAGCGGCATCACGAATATGCGACGCTCGAACATCTTTTGCTTGCCTTGATCGACGATCAGGATGCGGGCGCAGTGATGCGTGCCTGCAGCGTCGACCTTGAGCATCTCAAACGTATCGTCACCGATTATGTTGATCGCGAACTTGATAACCTTGTTACGGGTTATGATGAGGATTCCAAACCAACTGCCGCTTTCCAGCGCGTCATTCAGCGTGCGGTCATCCATGTGCAGTCCTCGAATCGTGAGGAAGTGACCGGTGCAAATGTACTGGTCGCCATCTTTGCGGAACGGGAAAGCCATGCTGCTTATTTCCTCCAAGAGCAGCAGATGACCCGTTACGATGCTGTGAACTACATCTCGCACGGTATTTCAAAACGCCCGCAAAGTAGCGAAACCCGCCCACCGCGTGGCGCAGAGAGCGCAAGCGAAGAGCGGACAAGCACTGAGCAGGAAGAAAGCGCCAAGAAAAAGCAGGACGCGCTGTCCGCCTATTGCGTCAATCTGAATGAAAAGGCCAAAGCTGGTCGTATCGATCCGCTGATCGGTCGCGACAGCGAAATCAGCCGTACCATCCAGGTGCTTTGCCGCCGTTCGAAGAATAACCCGCTTTATGTGGGGGATCCCGGCGTCGGCAAAACCGCCATTGCCGAAGGTCTTGCCAAGCGAATCGTCGAAGGACAAGTGCCAGAGGCGCTTGCCGATGCAACGATCTTTTCGCTCGACATGGGCACGCTTCTGGCTGGCACGCGTTATCGCGGTGATTTCGAAGAACGTCTGAAGCAGGTCGTCAAGGAACTCGAAGAGTATCCGGGTGCGGTCTTGTTCATCGATGAGATTCACACCGTCATTGGTGCTGGCGCTACGTCAGGTGGTGCAATGGACGCATCGAACCTGTTGAAGCCCGCGCTTTCTTCAGGTGCCATCCGTTGCATCGGCTCGACCACCTATAAGGAATATCGTCAGTTCTTCGAGAAGGACCGTGCCTTGGTGCGTCGTTTCCAGAAGATCGATGTCAATGAGCCTTCGATCCCGGATGCGATTGAAATCATGAAAGGGCTGAAGCCTTATTTCGAGGACTTCCATAAGGTCAAGTACACGGTCGATGCTATCAAGACGGCAGTGGAATTGTCCGCGCGTTATATTTCGGATCGCAAATTGCCGGACAAGGCAATCGATGTGATTGACGAAACTGGCGCCAGTCAGATGCTGTTGCCTGAGAACAAACGCAAGAAGACCATCGGTGTAAAGGAAATCGAGGCGACAATCGCAACGATGGCCCGTATCCCGCCGAAGTCCGTATCGAAGGATGACGAACAGGTTCTGTCGCATCTTGATGCTGAGCTGAAGCGCGTTGTCTACGGTCAGGATCTGGCTATTGAAGCGCTGTCGGCCTCGATCAAGCTCGCGCGTGCTGGCTTGCGTGAACCTGACAAGCCAATCGGCTCCTACCTGTTCTCCGGCCCGACCGGCGTCGGTAAGACGGAAGTGGCTAAACAGCTGGCGAGCTCGCTCGGCGTGGAGCTTCTGCGTTTCGATATGTCGGAATATATGGAACGCCATACCGTATCGCGACTCATCGGTGCGCCTCCTGGCTATGTCGGCTTTGATCAGGGCGGCCTTCTGACAGATGGTGTGGATCAGCATCCGCATTGCGTGCTGCTGCTCGATGAAATCGAGAAGGCTCATCCGGATCTGTTCAACATTTTGTTGCAGGTGATGGATCACGGTTCGCTGACCGATCACAACGGCAAGAAGATCGATTTCCGCAATGTGATTTTGATCATGACCACCAATGCCGGTGCGTCGGATATGGCAAGGGCGGCAATCGGCTTCGGTTCCACTCGGCGTGAAGGCGACGATATGGAAGCGATCAACCGGCTGTTCACGCCGGAGTTCCGCAACCGTCTCGATGCGATCATTCCGTTCGGTCCGCTGCCTGTTCCTGTCATTCATCAGGTTGTGCAGAAGTTTGTGCTTCAGCTTGAGGCACAGCTTGCTGAACGAGGTGTGACCTTTGAACTGACCGAGGGTGCAATCGCCTGGCTTGCTGACAAGGGCTATGATGAGCGCATGGGTGCACGTCCGCTTGCCCGCGTTATCCAGGAGCACATCAAGAAGCCACTGGCCGATGAAGTGCTCTTCGGAAAACTCAAGCATGGCGGCACGGTTCGTGTGGATGTCGTGACCAAGCCGGACGGAAAGACTGATCTTTCGCTTGAAAGTGTGGCTGATAAGCCGGTAAGTCCGAAGAAGGACATTCCGGCTGAAAAGAAGCTGCCACAGCGCAAAAAGGCTACGCCGAAGAAGGCTGAGAAAGAAAAGGTGCTGGCAGGCAAGGTCGAGCCGACATCTAAAGCCTCTTCAAAGGCTTCGCCCGCAAAATCGTCGGTACCGAAAGTGCCACGAAAGAAATAA